A genomic segment from Gemmatimonadota bacterium encodes:
- a CDS encoding nucleotidyltransferase, translating into MDLKSQFDKFLADIRLTTSQEAELRDAHRLLRERLNSHATMKGVIIGDFLQGSYRRKTATRPKNDNRADVDIVVVTTLSEAEYTPQQAMNVFVPFLNTHYAGKWEFQGRSIGITMSQVSLDVVVTSAPSEILAKALRAESIRSEAALDEEDWQPSLDWVPSAMRANSLQRAGQTPQWKLDPLRIPDRDAQGWDDTNPLEQIRFTWEKNRQCSGHYVNVVKAVKWWRRINPEPKYPKGYPAEHLIGVCCPNGISSIAEGVTLALEEMVRRYEVDVALERIPVVSDHGVPAHNVLHRLTPADFKVFYEKLKPAAAIARQAFDSDSRETATQLWQKLFGTTFPLGPARGGNNEGGDGGGYSPRGGPTIIPTSGERWG; encoded by the coding sequence GTGGATCTAAAATCTCAGTTTGACAAGTTCCTCGCAGATATTCGGCTGACGACAAGTCAAGAAGCCGAACTGCGAGATGCCCACCGGTTATTACGGGAGCGTCTCAACAGCCATGCAACGATGAAAGGCGTCATCATCGGCGATTTTCTGCAAGGCAGCTACCGACGCAAAACGGCGACGCGGCCCAAGAATGACAACCGTGCTGACGTGGACATTGTCGTTGTTACCACGCTGTCTGAGGCCGAGTACACGCCACAACAGGCGATGAATGTCTTCGTTCCTTTTCTTAACACGCATTATGCGGGGAAATGGGAATTCCAAGGCCGCTCGATTGGCATTACGATGTCCCAAGTGAGCCTTGACGTTGTGGTGACGTCAGCCCCGTCTGAGATACTCGCCAAAGCACTCCGCGCCGAAAGTATTCGTTCTGAAGCGGCGCTAGACGAGGAAGATTGGCAACCGTCGCTGGACTGGGTACCGAGCGCGATGCGTGCTAATAGCCTACAGCGCGCAGGGCAGACCCCACAGTGGAAACTCGACCCGCTTCGCATTCCTGATCGCGATGCTCAGGGGTGGGACGATACGAATCCGCTAGAGCAGATTCGGTTCACCTGGGAGAAGAACAGGCAGTGCAGCGGGCACTACGTGAACGTAGTGAAAGCGGTGAAGTGGTGGAGACGGATCAATCCAGAACCAAAATATCCCAAAGGATATCCGGCCGAGCATTTGATCGGCGTCTGCTGTCCGAACGGTATTTCGAGCATCGCGGAAGGTGTGACATTGGCGCTCGAAGAGATGGTGCGCCGTTATGAAGTTGACGTCGCGCTCGAGCGCATCCCCGTTGTTTCGGATCATGGGGTGCCAGCTCACAATGTTCTTCATCGTCTCACTCCCGCCGACTTCAAAGTGTTCTATGAGAAGCTGAAGCCTGCGGCGGCCATCGCGAGGCAGGCATTCGATAGCGACTCTCGCGAAACGGCGACGCAGCTTTGGCAGAAACTCTTCGGCACGACATTTCCGCTTGGGCCTGCGCGCGGCGGGAATAATGAAGGAGGTGACGGCGGCGGGTATTCTCCACGGGGCGGACCGACGATCATTCCAACGTCCGGGGAGCGATGGGGTTAA
- a CDS encoding NAD(P)/FAD-dependent oxidoreductase has product MSDSFDLVVIGTGAGGSGPASKCSAAGWRVAIVDDQPYGGTCAVRGCDPKKVLVGGAAVIDWQRRMTGSGIEGDTRIDWPALMRFKRTFTGPVPARTEAAFEKAGIVAFHGRAHFTADDRMVVTDRDGNTREIHAKQFVIASGATPVPLHIPGEEHVRTSTDFLELDELPVRIAFIGAGYISFEFAHIVQRAGSHAVMLGRGAPLAHFDQDLVQRLVAHTRSVGIDLRIGVDVTAVEKHGSWYRVHVATESGTGVIEADLVVHGAGRIPRTKRLDLELGRVDVDKRGAIVVNEFMQSTTNPRVYAAGDCALSRGSLPLTPVAGHEGIIVASNLLHGNTKRPDYRGIPSVVFTEPPLATVGLTEAEARQQGLDIRVKCGDTAGWFSNRRVHELVPCSRPSSTTTRIASSVLTSWGPTPPMSSTFLRSPRGTN; this is encoded by the coding sequence ATGAGCGATTCATTCGATCTGGTCGTTATTGGAACTGGAGCTGGTGGCTCAGGGCCTGCGTCAAAGTGCAGCGCCGCAGGATGGCGCGTGGCCATTGTCGATGACCAGCCGTACGGTGGTACCTGTGCGGTTCGCGGCTGTGATCCAAAGAAGGTTCTTGTCGGCGGCGCCGCAGTGATTGACTGGCAGCGCCGGATGACCGGCTCCGGCATCGAAGGCGACACACGGATCGACTGGCCCGCGCTGATGCGCTTCAAGCGGACGTTCACCGGGCCGGTTCCCGCGCGCACCGAGGCGGCGTTCGAGAAGGCCGGGATCGTTGCGTTTCACGGTCGTGCCCACTTCACGGCGGACGATCGCATGGTTGTCACTGACCGCGATGGTAACACGCGTGAGATTCATGCGAAGCAGTTCGTCATCGCCAGCGGCGCCACACCGGTTCCACTCCATATCCCGGGTGAGGAGCACGTTCGCACGAGCACTGATTTCCTGGAGCTCGACGAGTTGCCGGTACGCATCGCCTTCATCGGAGCGGGCTACATCTCGTTCGAATTCGCCCACATCGTGCAGCGCGCAGGAAGTCATGCGGTAATGCTTGGCCGCGGCGCACCGCTCGCGCACTTCGATCAGGATCTGGTACAACGGCTTGTAGCCCACACGAGAAGTGTGGGCATCGATCTTAGGATAGGCGTCGATGTAACTGCGGTCGAGAAACACGGCAGCTGGTATCGCGTGCACGTTGCGACAGAGTCCGGGACAGGGGTGATCGAGGCGGATCTCGTGGTGCACGGAGCCGGCCGTATCCCCAGGACGAAACGGCTCGACCTGGAGTTGGGGCGTGTGGATGTGGACAAGCGGGGGGCAATCGTGGTGAACGAGTTCATGCAGAGCACGACAAACCCGCGCGTCTATGCGGCGGGCGATTGCGCACTCTCACGGGGCTCGCTCCCGCTCACACCAGTCGCGGGGCACGAGGGGATCATCGTCGCATCCAACCTACTGCACGGCAACACGAAACGACCGGACTATCGGGGCATACCGAGCGTGGTATTTACAGAGCCTCCGCTCGCAACCGTGGGTCTGACGGAGGCGGAAGCTCGCCAGCAGGGGCTCGATATTCGTGTGAAGTGCGGGGACACGGCAGGCTGGTTCTCAAACCGGCGGGTGCACGAGCTTGTGCCATGTTCAAGACCATCGTCGACAACGACACGGATCGCGTCCTCGGTGCTCACCTCCTGGGGCCCGACGCCGCCGATGTCATCAACATTTTTGCGCTCGCCGCGAGGCACGAACTGA
- a CDS encoding SAVED domain-containing protein: protein MANAIVPRLQGDEYQARVFWTEATRLFQDNPIVTAVGFEVDGIRVFDDVAVFYGGTHRDGTDPDVRADYFQVKFHVAQDGAFTAAALTDPAFIGAEMVSLLQRLRDAQRRHAPTGREARFIILAPWPIAHDDVLGELYSNANESLRLDRLAAGGPKSKMGRTRAMWRSHLGLSTDEELFLVLRTLRIRTSHPPLDGLLRYLNPLLINAGMRPYPDGKVANLYDGLPGKLMQAGQRQFTRDQLAEVIAREGLHQPRPATAREAGRQIGIRSFRRWAENMDDETERILCLLPHFDGRNIRDASLWNKQLAPAVRDYLQDAINGAEAVDLHLDTHLSVAFTAGWCLDPKTGVVANPVQRGVNGRTTWCLADGPPCHDEHVWTQRVIELTGAPDVAVVLSVSRAAIAEAELFIREHLPAVGQIIELNPCSGTGSGSIRDAAHARRLADDAAEIVAAAQQQRPRNTVVHVFAAAPNGLMFFLGQVARVWGRCIMYEHDFDRTQPTAYTPSVSLPFPLTTISGGVPARGSKISV, encoded by the coding sequence ATGGCGAACGCAATCGTTCCGCGTCTCCAAGGCGACGAATATCAAGCCCGAGTCTTTTGGACGGAGGCGACCCGATTATTCCAGGACAACCCCATTGTCACGGCCGTGGGATTTGAAGTCGATGGGATACGTGTCTTTGACGACGTCGCGGTGTTCTATGGTGGTACGCACCGTGACGGGACGGACCCCGACGTCCGTGCGGACTACTTCCAGGTCAAGTTTCACGTCGCCCAGGATGGCGCGTTCACTGCAGCAGCCCTGACCGACCCAGCCTTTATCGGAGCTGAGATGGTTTCGCTCCTGCAACGGCTCCGCGACGCCCAGCGGCGGCACGCGCCTACCGGCCGCGAGGCGAGGTTCATCATCCTTGCACCGTGGCCGATTGCCCACGACGACGTCTTGGGAGAACTCTACAGCAACGCAAACGAGTCCCTGCGCCTTGACCGATTGGCAGCCGGTGGCCCAAAGAGCAAGATGGGACGCACGCGCGCCATGTGGCGGTCGCACCTCGGTCTTAGTACTGACGAGGAGCTGTTTCTGGTGCTTCGGACATTGCGTATTCGGACGAGCCATCCACCGCTCGACGGACTGCTCAGGTACTTGAATCCGCTACTGATCAACGCTGGGATGAGGCCATATCCTGATGGGAAAGTGGCCAATCTGTACGATGGGTTGCCGGGAAAATTGATGCAGGCAGGACAGCGTCAGTTTACACGCGACCAACTTGCCGAGGTGATTGCCCGAGAAGGCTTACATCAGCCGCGACCTGCGACAGCGCGAGAGGCAGGTCGTCAGATCGGGATTCGGAGCTTTCGGCGTTGGGCGGAAAACATGGACGACGAAACAGAGCGCATTCTGTGTCTCTTGCCGCATTTTGATGGTCGGAATATCCGCGACGCATCGCTTTGGAACAAACAGTTGGCACCAGCGGTGCGGGACTACCTCCAAGATGCGATAAACGGTGCGGAAGCGGTCGACCTGCATCTGGATACGCACTTGTCCGTTGCATTCACCGCAGGGTGGTGCCTCGATCCGAAGACGGGTGTCGTTGCTAACCCGGTCCAACGCGGTGTGAACGGGCGCACGACATGGTGTCTTGCCGACGGCCCCCCATGCCATGACGAGCATGTCTGGACACAGCGTGTTATCGAACTTACCGGCGCACCCGATGTCGCGGTCGTCCTGAGCGTGTCGCGGGCGGCGATCGCCGAGGCCGAATTGTTCATTCGCGAGCATCTGCCAGCCGTTGGACAAATCATTGAATTAAATCCGTGTAGTGGTACTGGCAGCGGATCGATTCGCGATGCAGCGCACGCGCGTCGCTTGGCTGACGACGCGGCTGAGATAGTTGCAGCAGCGCAACAGCAACGTCCGCGCAACACAGTAGTGCACGTCTTTGCCGCAGCCCCCAACGGACTGATGTTCTTTTTGGGCCAGGTCGCGCGTGTCTGGGGGCGCTGCATAATGTATGAGCACGACTTCGATCGGACTCAGCCCACGGCGTATACACCTTCTGTGTCTCTACCGTTTCCATTAACCACGATTTCTGGAGGGGTACCTGCCCGTGGATCTAAAATCTCAGTTTGA
- the merR gene encoding Hg(II)-responsive transcriptional regulator, giving the protein MDSISDGLTIGVFATEAGVNVETIRFYQRKGLIREPHRVFGSIRRYNGADVARVKFVKAAQRLGFTLDEIGELLKLEDGTHCSEAARLGAVRLADVRARLADLARMEIALSKLVSECRAHYDPVRCPLIDALR; this is encoded by the coding sequence ATGGACAGTATTTCGGATGGCCTGACCATCGGAGTATTTGCTACTGAGGCCGGGGTCAATGTTGAAACGATCCGCTTCTACCAGCGTAAGGGCCTGATACGCGAGCCGCACCGGGTCTTTGGCAGCATTCGCCGCTACAATGGTGCGGACGTGGCGCGAGTAAAGTTTGTAAAGGCAGCCCAGCGGCTGGGCTTCACCCTGGATGAGATTGGCGAACTGCTGAAGCTCGAGGACGGCACCCATTGCAGCGAGGCCGCAAGGCTCGGTGCCGTACGGCTTGCAGATGTGCGCGCTCGTCTGGCCGATCTTGCGCGGATGGAGATTGCGCTGTCAAAACTAGTGAGTGAATGTCGCGCGCATTACGACCCCGTGCGCTGTCCGCTTATCGATGCGTTGCGATGA
- the merC gene encoding organomercurial transporter MerC, translating into MSKENLTRDDSLTRGADKVGVIGAIIAAMGCAACFPALASLGAAIGLGFLSQFEGVFIRYLLPLFALIALLANLVSGMRHKQWLRTALGLIGPLLVMAAALFMVLYGWPTAWLLYPGLVLMVAVSIWDLVAPPYKVCDAPNTSSAST; encoded by the coding sequence ATGTCTAAGGAAAATTTGACCAGAGATGATTCCCTCACGCGCGGTGCCGACAAGGTCGGCGTCATCGGCGCAATCATTGCAGCGATGGGCTGCGCGGCATGCTTTCCCGCCCTCGCGAGCCTTGGTGCCGCTATCGGGTTGGGCTTTCTCAGTCAGTTTGAGGGGGTATTCATCCGCTACCTGCTGCCGCTCTTTGCACTCATCGCGCTGCTGGCCAACCTCGTCAGCGGCATGCGTCACAAGCAATGGCTTCGCACGGCGCTCGGCCTCATTGGCCCGCTACTCGTGATGGCCGCCGCGTTGTTCATGGTGCTGTATGGCTGGCCCACCGCGTGGCTGCTCTATCCCGGTCTTGTACTGATGGTTGCGGTATCAATCTGGGACCTGGTAGCTCCACCGTATAAAGTCTGCGATGCACCGAACACAAGCTCGGCCTCGACCTGA
- a CDS encoding Fic family protein: MSTRHRVIDNLPGTRAFSPLVRRTQALNTVAAKQLNRRAREVLGRTHGDVIARAAAFLLLSDSRSSFDIEGERPSRQRTARWAQAIGQAGARPLSLDELERLQQIVIGDARFVHLGLREDGGFVGDRDRLTQEPLPEHISARAKDLRDLLTGVVEYVSRAVAGGLDPVVAAATAAFGFVYIHPFEDGNGRLHRWLIHHALAITGYNPPGVVFPVSAAILRELDAYKRVLESYSKPLLPYINWEPTERGNVNVLNETAQYYRYFDATAHAEFLYECVATTVERDLPDEVAYLEGYDRFATRVQLIVDLPARMVELLHGFLQQGHGHFSKRSRQKEFASLTGDEVSSIEQLYAECFTRELASSTPVTQDNIAAATSSSSPSSPTAAVFSSLPISSQREQLVAMARKLVTPVDIPALIAEGVIAKERGAWYEVLDGKRLPEHVTAQIHEFRLEVGEQGQQRQFVKIPPVRKRAVRLYRELTGEDAPIVSRQPRT, encoded by the coding sequence ATGTCGACACGCCACCGCGTCATCGACAACCTTCCTGGTACGCGTGCGTTCAGCCCACTCGTACGCAGGACTCAGGCCCTCAATACAGTTGCCGCAAAACAGTTAAACCGCCGAGCTCGCGAAGTACTGGGCCGCACGCATGGCGACGTCATTGCGAGAGCTGCGGCATTTCTGCTCCTGAGCGATAGCCGCTCCTCGTTCGACATCGAAGGCGAGCGTCCTTCGCGCCAGAGGACTGCGCGCTGGGCGCAGGCGATCGGGCAAGCTGGCGCTCGACCGTTGAGTCTCGACGAACTCGAACGCCTCCAGCAAATCGTCATTGGCGATGCTCGCTTCGTCCATCTCGGGCTGAGGGAAGACGGCGGCTTTGTTGGCGATCGTGACCGTCTCACCCAGGAGCCGCTGCCCGAGCACATAAGCGCACGTGCCAAAGACCTCCGCGATCTGCTTACCGGGGTCGTCGAGTACGTATCCCGCGCCGTTGCAGGAGGTCTCGACCCTGTAGTTGCAGCAGCGACCGCGGCGTTCGGATTTGTGTACATCCATCCATTCGAAGACGGCAACGGTCGACTACACAGATGGTTGATCCATCATGCGTTGGCAATCACTGGCTATAATCCGCCCGGCGTAGTCTTTCCGGTAAGCGCAGCAATCCTTCGCGAGCTGGATGCCTACAAGCGCGTGCTCGAATCATACTCCAAGCCGCTACTTCCCTACATCAACTGGGAGCCGACCGAGCGCGGCAACGTGAACGTGCTGAACGAGACCGCTCAGTATTACCGATACTTCGATGCCACTGCGCATGCAGAGTTTCTGTATGAATGCGTCGCTACGACGGTGGAGCGTGACCTTCCGGACGAGGTAGCGTATCTCGAAGGTTATGATCGATTCGCGACACGAGTACAGCTGATTGTAGATTTGCCAGCCCGCATGGTCGAGCTACTGCATGGCTTCCTGCAGCAAGGACACGGTCATTTTTCCAAACGCTCGCGCCAAAAGGAGTTTGCTTCACTTACGGGAGATGAAGTCAGCAGCATCGAGCAATTATACGCGGAGTGCTTCACGCGCGAACTCGCATCAAGCACACCAGTGACTCAGGATAACATCGCTGCAGCTACATCATCGTCATCACCGTCATCACCTACTGCAGCTGTGTTCTCATCACTCCCAATATCGTCGCAACGGGAGCAGCTCGTCGCCATGGCACGCAAGCTTGTCACTCCGGTCGACATTCCAGCGCTGATTGCGGAAGGAGTTATTGCGAAAGAGCGCGGCGCATGGTACGAAGTGCTCGATGGGAAAAGGTTGCCGGAACACGTCACTGCGCAAATTCACGAGTTCCGGTTAGAAGTCGGAGAACAAGGGCAGCAACGTCAATTCGTGAAGATCCCACCGGTTCGTAAAAGAGCTGTGCGTCTGTATCGAGAACTCACGGGAGAAGACGCGCCCATCGTTTCCCGGCAACCGCGCACATAG
- a CDS encoding ThiF family adenylyltransferase → MLDGVDVLEAWQWNTVERCWTISCRFTIPTEGHGVPRRSDWVVLVEATYPWGYIHLQPAMRNSVEATFPHQLLNRPANVGRPWRTGRICVDTGVRALGRQGVDREPFSVAGRLRWRLERTRRWLEVAACGGLVRPGDPFELPDFGSLPKPLVAFGENVDSLETWDGEKARYGVVRLVRLRQRPPVLVAKSFHDPGGREVYAPRWGTYINDPERPSEDGLWLRFNGTPHIEPWKAPMTWGELRRAAAEQDINLDEALQRLLERTRFGGASRLLVGFPIPAVVDGAARNMFWQALQLPEIPIETGMSSPGFRPGRARPTDVTRLAAFRDECSLTWLHSENWHADTVAARGQLPEVLTDAEVVLIGAGALGSAIGEMLVRGGLRRLTVYDHDLVMAGNLVRHTLTLADVGSFKAAALADRLNAMSARTEVRAITQAFPPDDEVSHALLRTTDIIIDATGENAVAHALSTYRWNSPKIFVSISLGLFAWAGFSFFSIGESFLMEDMLTALRPWLDRQAERFRDAEWPREGVGCWHPVFPARGDEVWMLASSALQHLVELVQSESDASELVVFERVEENGLFLGLRRVLSV, encoded by the coding sequence GTGCTTGATGGCGTCGATGTGCTCGAGGCGTGGCAATGGAACACTGTCGAGCGCTGCTGGACGATAAGCTGTCGATTCACCATTCCTACTGAAGGGCACGGTGTGCCCAGGCGAAGCGACTGGGTGGTGCTTGTCGAAGCCACATATCCGTGGGGTTACATCCATCTCCAGCCGGCCATGCGGAACAGTGTCGAAGCCACATTTCCGCACCAGCTTTTGAACCGTCCAGCCAACGTCGGTCGCCCTTGGCGAACTGGGCGAATCTGCGTCGACACGGGCGTGCGTGCCTTGGGCCGCCAAGGCGTCGACCGGGAACCATTTTCAGTCGCCGGGCGCCTACGTTGGCGGCTGGAGCGAACACGCCGATGGCTTGAAGTGGCGGCGTGTGGCGGGCTCGTTCGGCCCGGTGACCCATTCGAGCTCCCGGACTTCGGCTCGTTACCGAAGCCGCTCGTCGCGTTCGGCGAGAACGTCGATTCGCTGGAGACATGGGATGGTGAGAAGGCCCGCTATGGTGTGGTCAGACTAGTGCGGCTTCGGCAGCGGCCACCGGTGCTGGTCGCGAAAAGCTTCCACGATCCGGGAGGCCGCGAGGTGTACGCGCCACGTTGGGGTACTTATATCAACGATCCTGAGCGTCCGTCCGAAGATGGATTGTGGCTTCGGTTCAATGGAACCCCGCACATCGAGCCGTGGAAGGCTCCGATGACTTGGGGTGAACTTCGCCGAGCAGCAGCCGAGCAAGATATCAATCTAGACGAGGCGCTGCAGCGGCTTCTGGAGCGCACACGCTTTGGCGGTGCGTCGCGCCTCTTGGTTGGCTTCCCGATTCCGGCAGTGGTGGATGGCGCGGCGAGGAACATGTTCTGGCAGGCGCTACAACTACCTGAGATTCCTATCGAAACAGGTATGTCATCGCCTGGGTTCAGACCCGGACGAGCACGCCCCACCGACGTGACCCGATTGGCGGCCTTCCGTGACGAATGTTCGCTAACATGGCTCCATTCCGAAAATTGGCATGCGGATACAGTGGCCGCGCGCGGGCAGCTTCCTGAAGTACTGACCGACGCAGAGGTGGTCTTGATCGGTGCTGGTGCGCTTGGGTCGGCTATAGGAGAGATGCTGGTGCGCGGTGGGTTGCGTCGCCTGACCGTATACGATCACGACCTCGTAATGGCGGGAAATCTCGTCCGCCATACGCTCACGCTGGCGGACGTAGGCAGCTTTAAGGCCGCAGCACTCGCGGACCGGCTCAACGCAATGTCAGCCCGTACTGAAGTCCGTGCAATCACTCAGGCATTCCCCCCAGATGACGAGGTATCCCATGCGTTGTTGCGCACGACGGACATCATTATTGATGCCACAGGCGAGAATGCGGTAGCTCACGCGCTGTCTACGTACCGGTGGAACAGCCCGAAGATATTTGTCTCGATTTCGCTCGGACTATTCGCGTGGGCGGGATTTTCGTTTTTTTCTATCGGTGAATCGTTTCTAATGGAGGATATGTTGACTGCGTTACGCCCATGGCTCGATCGACAAGCAGAGCGGTTTCGCGACGCAGAGTGGCCTCGCGAAGGTGTCGGTTGCTGGCATCCGGTATTCCCAGCGCGCGGTGATGAAGTGTGGATGTTGGCATCATCCGCACTGCAGCATCTGGTAGAGCTTGTGCAGTCAGAGTCGGATGCATCTGAGCTTGTGGTATTTGAGCGCGTGGAAGAAAATGGTCTATTCTTGGGACTCCGGCGTGTGCTCAGTGTCTGA
- a CDS encoding DnaB-like helicase C-terminal domain-containing protein: MPPAKTRGPAPQGGVVLPEASPPTNASHLISDRKEVFYETMVQLERLVSNPEHAGFIRTGLHDVDSLITGFSAGDLVVVGGRPAMGKTSFGLGLTVRAALDQATPTVFFSQESSAEALMTRVIAAEAHVNQTCVRTGRLHTDDFMRMGRAAGLLSQAPLWFESLSNATLASLRERISALVQNAGVRLVVIDYLQLFETLGAESRHQGVAAISRGLKNLAREYKISIIILSQCSRAPEQRSGFDKRPQLPDLRDSGAIEDDADIVMFLYRREYYDVLDGRDPNEPNRWGEISAGRAEVIIAKQRNGPTGTAFVAFDRSYSRFDNLPTSS; the protein is encoded by the coding sequence ATGCCACCAGCGAAGACCCGCGGCCCGGCGCCGCAGGGCGGCGTAGTATTGCCAGAGGCGAGCCCGCCCACCAACGCGTCTCACTTAATTAGCGACCGTAAGGAAGTCTTTTATGAGACAATGGTTCAGCTCGAACGTCTAGTCAGTAATCCAGAACATGCCGGATTCATTCGTACTGGCTTGCACGATGTCGATAGCCTTATCACCGGATTTTCAGCGGGCGATTTGGTCGTAGTTGGAGGCCGTCCAGCGATGGGCAAGACCAGTTTTGGTCTCGGTTTAACGGTTCGCGCAGCACTCGACCAAGCGACGCCTACCGTTTTCTTTTCCCAAGAGAGTTCAGCCGAGGCGTTAATGACCCGCGTCATTGCTGCAGAAGCACACGTAAATCAAACGTGTGTACGCACCGGAAGACTCCACACCGATGACTTCATGCGCATGGGACGCGCCGCCGGACTACTGTCGCAGGCACCTTTATGGTTCGAATCACTATCGAATGCCACGCTAGCGTCTCTTCGAGAGCGAATTTCGGCACTGGTCCAGAATGCCGGCGTTCGTCTAGTCGTGATTGACTATTTGCAATTATTCGAAACCTTGGGCGCGGAGTCGCGGCACCAGGGAGTCGCTGCAATTTCGCGCGGCTTAAAGAATCTTGCACGTGAGTACAAAATCTCGATCATCATATTGTCGCAATGCTCCCGTGCGCCCGAACAAAGATCAGGGTTCGATAAACGTCCGCAACTCCCTGACCTGCGAGATTCCGGCGCAATTGAGGACGATGCAGACATAGTCATGTTCCTTTATAGGCGGGAATACTACGACGTTCTGGATGGTCGCGACCCGAATGAACCCAATCGATGGGGTGAAATATCAGCCGGTCGCGCAGAGGTAATTATTGCAAAACAACGCAATGGGCCGACTGGGACGGCATTTGTCGCCTTTGACAGATCCTACTCCCGTTTCGACAATCTTCCGACATCTTCGTAA
- a CDS encoding dienelactone hydrolase family protein, translating into MQPLTPIHFPVVKTARYYQIGTPNPLVRDVWIVLHGFSQLAADFAVPFQPLEADSRLIAVPEGLSRFYLDTRPGHSGASKVGALWLTREDRETEIVDIVNYLDRLYERILEELANRGVDRDQIRVHALGFSQGGPAVCRWAARGSAVIDHLVPWAHAIPQDVNLRALSERRPHLTIDMVYGTRDRFIGEDAVEEQRAVLESSGVPYAMHPFNGGHSLNLAMLRQLMGS; encoded by the coding sequence ATGCAACCACTCACACCGATCCATTTTCCGGTCGTAAAGACCGCGCGCTACTATCAGATAGGCACTCCGAACCCGCTCGTTCGGGACGTGTGGATAGTTCTGCATGGCTTCAGCCAACTGGCGGCTGATTTTGCTGTCCCGTTTCAACCCCTGGAAGCCGATTCGCGGCTGATAGCGGTGCCGGAGGGTCTATCCAGGTTCTACCTCGATACGCGGCCAGGTCATTCGGGCGCCAGCAAGGTCGGCGCTCTGTGGCTGACCCGCGAGGACAGGGAAACGGAGATAGTTGACATTGTCAACTATCTTGACAGGCTGTACGAGCGGATACTGGAGGAGCTGGCGAACCGTGGAGTGGACCGCGACCAGATCCGCGTGCACGCGCTGGGCTTCTCGCAGGGCGGACCGGCGGTTTGCCGGTGGGCGGCGCGCGGGTCGGCGGTGATCGATCATCTGGTTCCGTGGGCCCACGCCATCCCCCAGGACGTAAATCTGCGTGCGCTCTCCGAGCGAAGGCCGCACCTGACCATCGATATGGTGTACGGGACCCGGGACAGGTTCATCGGCGAGGACGCGGTGGAAGAGCAGCGCGCCGTTCTCGAGAGCAGCGGGGTACCATACGCGATGCATCCGTTCAACGGCGGCCACTCTCTGAACCTGGCAATGCTGCGCCAGCTCATGGGTAGCTGA